From a region of the Apibacter sp. B3706 genome:
- a CDS encoding threonine/serine exporter family protein encodes MDLINFFTVCENVTIWEKIFWSMWVSIGFAVIFRTPYRSMWVVALLGAMGFSCRAVLLHYFVNQIVFSSFAAASLVGISGVYFAHRVHTPPIVFTIPAVINIIPGKMGYEFMISLIEVMTLKEGEPLQFNYLVEMLEKATRTGFTLLSLAFGVVFPLLIFKTRSVKQTNLNQLLFNKLVHIKKKNE; translated from the coding sequence TTTTTTTACCGTTTGTGAGAATGTAACTATTTGGGAAAAAATATTTTGGTCTATGTGGGTATCCATAGGCTTTGCCGTTATATTTAGAACGCCTTACCGTTCGATGTGGGTGGTAGCTTTGTTAGGAGCTATGGGATTTAGCTGCCGAGCTGTTTTATTACATTATTTTGTAAATCAAATCGTATTTTCAAGTTTTGCCGCTGCCAGCTTAGTAGGTATATCAGGCGTTTATTTCGCTCATAGAGTACACACCCCTCCTATTGTATTTACGATTCCCGCTGTCATTAATATTATTCCCGGTAAAATGGGCTATGAGTTTATGATTTCTTTGATCGAGGTTATGACTTTAAAAGAAGGGGAACCACTGCAATTTAATTATTTAGTAGAAATGCTTGAAAAAGCTACTCGTACGGGGTTTACTTTATTATCACTCGCATTTGGCGTTGTTTTTCCTTTATTAATTTTTAAAACCAGATCAGTTAAACAAACTAATCTTAATCAATTATTATTTAATAAACTGGTTCATATTAAAAAGAAAAATGAATAA